GTAGCTCGAAGCGCTTGAGTCAACCGACAGGATGTTCTGGCCGTTGAAATTGGTGGCATCAGCCGTGGACTTCAACTGCTTCTGAAGCTGCGCGACCTGAGCCTGGATCTTGGTGCGGTCCGAACCGGACTGGGCAGCGGAAACCAGCTGGTCCTTGAGGGCCTGCGCCGTCTTGATGGCGGCGGTCACGCCGTTATAGGCGGTGCCGACAGCCGAGTTGCCAACGCCCAGGGCGCTGTTCACGGTGTCCAACGAGCTCTTGTCCGAACGCATTGTGGTGGCAATCGACCAATAACCGGCGTTGTCAGCGGCAGAGTTCACCTTGAGGCCGGTTGAAATGCGGTTCTGGGTGTCCTGCAGCGCCATATTGGTGGACTGGAGGTTCTTGAGGGCGGTCATGGCCGCAGTGTTAGTGAGAATACTCGACATGTTGATACTCCAATAGTGTTGTTTGTTTTTTTGGGGAACATGCCGGATCGAAGCCGGAATATCAGGAGAGCAACAATGCAACGCGCTACAGGGCGCGTCCTGATATGCAGATCAACTTACATAAGCGGTTTTAAGAACACGTTACTGGCTTTGCTTAATTTTTTCCGAACAGGCCTCAATGCAAAAGGCCCGGTTTCCCGGGCCTCTCAAAGCACTACGAATTCGACGTTTTATCTAATGAAATGAACGAACTAAACTACCCGCCAGAAGTGTCCAACCGTCAATTAATACGAAAAACAAAATCTTAAAGGGAAGCGATAAAACCGTCGGCGGCAGCATCATCATGCCCATCGACATGGTGATCGTGGCCACCGCAAGGTCAATGATCAGGAACGGCAGGACGATCAGAAAACCGATCTCAAAGCCACGGCGCAATTCAGAAAGCATGAAGGCCGGCACCAGGATGCGCAGGTCGCTTGCCTGCGGTTCGGGGCCGAATTCATTCTGCGAGGCCAGACCCTGGAACAAGGCCAGCTCCTTCTCGCGCACATTTTTCAGCATGAAATCCTTGAACGGGCCAACCGTGTTATCAAAGGCCTGCTGCTCGGTGATTTTGCCGTCGGTCAATGGCTTGATGCCATCCGTCCACGCTTTGTTAAGCGTCGGCGCCATGATGAAGCTGGTCAGAAACAGCGCGAGTGACACCAGCACGACGTTGGCTGGCGTTGTCTGAAGGCCAAGGCCGCTGCGCAGGAAAGACAATGCCACGATGATGCGGGTGAAGCTGGTCACCATCACCACGATGCTGGGCGCCAATGAGAGCACCGAGAACAGAATGATATATTGTACGATGCGTCCGGAGGCCAGGCCTTCCAAACCGCTTACAAACTGGCCGCCATCAGGTGCGGGCGCAGGTGCCGTCTGGGCCAACGCCAATCCGGCCTGAAGCGCCAGAAAAAATCCAAAAGCGAATAGGCGTTTCATTCCACTACAAATCCCGTGACCAAAATGGCGCGCGCCTGGCCTTCGCTTGATTCCCGCACGATCTCATTCAGATCCATGTTCAAAAAGGCAAGATTGTCAGCGCCCTGCACCTGTTCGATGCTCAATGTTTTCAGGTAATCGAGAATCTTCGGTGCCACCAGATTGACGATTTCTTCTGGCTTGTCATGGCCGCCACGCTTGACGGCAATCGCCCCCTCAATGCGGATCCAGCTGTTGGGAGGCGATGTCAGATTGGCAATCACCGGCGCCATGGGCGCAAAGGTGGTGTCTTTCATATCGACAACCATCGCCTTCTGCTGATCCACTAAAAGACCTGCGGAATGAACCGCATCACTTTCGGACTTATCCGATTTGTGGTCGCCCTCGGCCTTTTTTTCGCCAGCAGGTTTTTCTTTGGATTCGGTTTTGTGGCCGCCGGCATCGGCCGTTGCCGATGCGTCGGTGGCGGCCGGTTCTACCTTGGGCTTGGCCATAAATTTGGAAACACCAAAGCCCGTGCCAACGCCTGCCAGTCCCACGACTAGCAGGGGCACGACCAATTGCATCAGCCCGCCCTTTTTCTCGGAATCCGCCATCCGGCAATTAGAACGGAGTAATCTTGTCCCAAAGTTGCAGGCCCCAGCGCGGCTTCTGCTGGTCGTTGGAGCTGCCGCTGCCGCCGTAAGCGATACGCGCTTCAGCGATCTTGTCGGAATCGATGGTGTTATCAGCTGAAATATTACGCGGGTCTACAATCCCAGATACGCGCACCACGCGCTTTTCAAAGTTGACGAGTGTTTCTTGAGATCCCTCGACATAGAGCGAGCCGTTGGGCAACACGCGACGCACCATTGCCGCCACCGCAACATTCAACTTTTCCGAACGCGTCACGCTGCCCTGGCCGCTGGAAGACGCGCTCATCGAGCTGCTCAACGAGCCCGTGCCACTCAGGAGCGGAATGGGGGTGTCGGCAGTAGCCGAGCCTGTATAGGCCGCCTTACGCTGTCCGCCCGAGGTGGAGTTGAAATTCGCGTTGTCATTCATTGCGACTTTGATGGTCACGAGATCACCCACCTGTCTGGCGCGCGCATCGCGGAAATAATCAGCAGGCCCGCCCTGCCAACTCTTCTTCGGGTCGACGTCCGGCGACGTCGCCTGGGTTACGGCATCGGTCTGGATGTTATCGGAAAGGCCGCTGCCCACCGGTGAAAGTTCCGGCCCGCCCATCATCAGCTTGTTGCTCAGGCCTGTGCAACCCGAAAGGGCGAGGCCAATAAAAACCAGACTTACGAATTGACCAGACTTCACGATTTTCCGTCCTGCAAGAGTTTTGAATCCGCCGTCATGATGGAAACCAGTGTCGCGGCGTGTTTGGGGTCCATTTCAACCAGGATGGCGCTGGTCTTCTTGGCATTGAGTTTGCGCAGGATGGCCGATGCCATCATCGGGTCGAGCTTGGAAAGCTCGCTCGCCGCCGCCGCCGGATCCATTGCCTGATAGATCTTCAAAACGGCATCCGTTGCATTATCCAGAATGGCATTGCGTTGCTTCACCCATTCCTGAAGTGCCGCCGTCTTGTCGCTCAGTTCCTGCAGCTTGGAAGAAATATCACCTTGCATCGCTTGCAGCTCTGCACGTTCGCGGTCGTTGCGGGCCTGCTGTGCATTGCGCGCGAAAGCATCGCAATAATCCTTGGCCAGGGTTTGCGGCGGCGTTTCAAATGTCGGAAGAACAGGCTGTTCCGTCTCGGCCTCGGGCTTTGCCTTTGGCTTTTCTCCGCCGTGCCCTTCGGCATGAAGATTCGATGTCGCACCAAATGCAAGAAGGGCTGAAAGGCCCAGAGCACCAATATATGTGCCGCGCACTGTCATTGGATGATCAGATCCGCCTGCAAGGCACCGGCGGCCTTGATCGACTGCAGGATGGCAATCATATCCGTTGGCTTCAGGCCCATGCGGTTGAGGCCCATCACCAGGCGCTCCAATGTGGGGCCCTGCAACACGGCAAGATTTGAACCAGACTGGTCAATTGCCACATCCGTCGATGGCACAATCTTGGTCTCGCCATTCGACAACGGATTGGGCTGCGAAACGATCGGCTGCTCCGTCACCTTGATCACGATGCTGCCATGCGAAACCGCAACTGGTGAAAGGCGAACACTTTCACCCATCACGATCGTGCCGTTCTTCTCGTCAATCACAATGCGCGCCGAAGTTTCAGGCGTTACCGTCAATTGTCCAAGTTCGGAGAACATCTGCGAAGCAGTCACTGACTCGGGACGGACAATGTCTACCGAACGGAAATCATGCGTCTTGGCAATGGCCTGACCATAGCGCTTGGTGGCGTAATTGTTGATCGCCTGCTCGATCAGCGTCGCCGTCCTGAAATCAGGATTGGTCAGCTGCAAGGCAAAATTATTCAGCGCATTGATGTCGGTGGTGTTGTCCTTCTCGACAATCGCACCGTTGGGAATGCGGCCCGTAGTGGGCACGCCCTGCGTTACCGTCGTGGCCGCACCGCCGGCCGAAAAGCCACCTGCTGCGACGGGCCCCTGGCCCACGGCATACACATCACCATTGGCCGCCACCAAAGGCGTCATCACCAGCACGCCGCCATTGAGTGAGGTTGAATCACCCAGCGATGAAACGCTGACATCAATGCGGCTGCCTTCCGCGATGAAGGGTGGCAAAGTTGCCGTCACCACCACGGCTGCCACATTCTTTGAACCAACGGAGCCCGGTTCCACCTTCACGCCCAGCTTGTTCAGCATGGACTGCATGGAAATACCGGTGAAGGGTTCTGATTTCAAACTGTCGCCAGTGCCGGCCAGGCCGATCACCAAGCCATAACCCACCAGCTGGTTGTCGCGCATACCCTGCACGGTCGTCACGTCCTTGATCCGGCTTTCTGCGAAAGCCTGACCGCCCAGGAGTACCAGGCCAACAGTGACGAGCCAGCGCAGCGCTTTCATTTTTCTGAAACGCTCAAGGTACCATCCGCCATCACCAGCGCATTTACTGTGACGCCGCTGCCGGAATTGCGCGCAGGGATCAGCTCACCGATGGAACCATCCTGCATCGGCATCAGCGTGCCCTGGATGTCGATGCCGTCGGTCACAAAATGCACGACGGTTGTCTTGCCCTTGCGCACGGCGGGAGGCGTGGCAAGCACGCTCAACGGAATAGGCCTTCCGGGCGCCAAAACCTTCGTCGTCATCATACGGGCCACTTGGCCCATGTCGGTGGCAAAGTTGGCTTTGCCCACCGCATTGACTTCAAAGTCCTTGACGTAGAAATCGCCTTCACTCAATTCCTGCCCCGCCTGAACAACATGGGCCGGAACTGGCATAGACAAAATCTCTGCCTGAGCCGGCACGGCCGCCAGAACCAGGATCGCAGCCATGCTGCTATAGGCGAGTTTCCGCAACATTTAGCGAAGACCCTTGGTAATGACGCCCGACATGTCGTCAGCAGCCGAAATCACTTTTGAGTTCAATTCATAAACGCGCTGTGCGGAAATCAGGTCAGTGATTTCCTGCACTGGGTCCACGTTCGATTGTTCAAGATAGCCCTGCTCAATCACGCCATAAGATGGATCACCGGGGTTACCCACAGTGGCAGGACCTGAAGCTTCAGTAACGGCAAACATGTTGCCACCCAAAGCATGAAGACCTGCTGGATTGATGAAGTTTGCCAATTGGATTTGCCCCAGGCTCTGCTGGGTTTCGCTGTTGCCAATGCGGGCAAACACTTCGCCCGTCTTGTTGATGGTGATCGACGTCGTTTCCGCCGGCACGGTAATGTTCGGCATCACCGCCAGCCCATCGCTATTCACGATCTGGCCATTGGCATCGGTGTTCAAGGTACCAGCGCGCGTATAAAGCGTTTGCCCGCCAGCGCCCTGCACCTGGAACCAGCCGCCGCCATTGATGGCCAGATCAAGCTGGTTGTTGGTGTTGACGATCGGGCCCTGAATATTGATCGATCGGATCGACGAGAGCTTGACGCCCAGACCAAGCTCAGCACCTTCCGGAATGAGGTTGTCGCCTGAAGCGGAAGGCACCGAATTGTTCTTCTCCATCTGATAGAGAAGATCAGTGAATTCAGCGCGCGAGCGTTTGAAGCCCGTCGTGTTGGCATTGGCGATATTGTTGGCGATGACTTCAACATTGGTCTGTTGGGCAGCCATGCCGGTAGCGGCAATCGAAAGAACGCGCATTTACTTCCTCACACTTGCATACGGGTCAGTTCAAGAAGCCCGCTGACAGCCTTGTCACGGACGGAAACGAGAGTGGTCACAGCGCGCTCGGCTTCCAGCACCTGCTGCACAACCTGCTGCACTGGCATGGTGCCATTCACACCAGCCACGCCTGCGGCTTCGCCTTGTTGAATTGTCTGCGCCAGATGTTTGGCGAAATCGCCCACATCTTTCATCATGCCAGCACCACTCTGTGCGGCACCGCCAGCGGCCATCGTGCCGGC
This Aestuariivirga litoralis DNA region includes the following protein-coding sequences:
- the fliP gene encoding flagellar type III secretion system pore protein FliP (The bacterial flagellar biogenesis protein FliP forms a type III secretion system (T3SS)-type pore required for flagellar assembly.); protein product: MKRLFAFGFFLALQAGLALAQTAPAPAPDGGQFVSGLEGLASGRIVQYIILFSVLSLAPSIVVMVTSFTRIIVALSFLRSGLGLQTTPANVVLVSLALFLTSFIMAPTLNKAWTDGIKPLTDGKITEQQAFDNTVGPFKDFMLKNVREKELALFQGLASQNEFGPEPQASDLRILVPAFMLSELRRGFEIGFLIVLPFLIIDLAVATITMSMGMMMLPPTVLSLPFKILFFVLIDGWTLLAGSLVRSFH
- a CDS encoding flagellar basal body-associated FliL family protein, producing the protein MADSEKKGGLMQLVVPLLVVGLAGVGTGFGVSKFMAKPKVEPAATDASATADAGGHKTESKEKPAGEKKAEGDHKSDKSESDAVHSAGLLVDQQKAMVVDMKDTTFAPMAPVIANLTSPPNSWIRIEGAIAVKRGGHDKPEEIVNLVAPKILDYLKTLSIEQVQGADNLAFLNMDLNEIVRESSEGQARAILVTGFVVE
- a CDS encoding flagellar basal body L-ring protein FlgH; translated protein: MKSGQFVSLVFIGLALSGCTGLSNKLMMGGPELSPVGSGLSDNIQTDAVTQATSPDVDPKKSWQGGPADYFRDARARQVGDLVTIKVAMNDNANFNSTSGGQRKAAYTGSATADTPIPLLSGTGSLSSSMSASSSGQGSVTRSEKLNVAVAAMVRRVLPNGSLYVEGSQETLVNFEKRVVRVSGIVDPRNISADNTIDSDKIAEARIAYGGSGSSNDQQKPRWGLQLWDKITPF
- a CDS encoding MotE family protein codes for the protein MTVRGTYIGALGLSALLAFGATSNLHAEGHGGEKPKAKPEAETEQPVLPTFETPPQTLAKDYCDAFARNAQQARNDRERAELQAMQGDISSKLQELSDKTAALQEWVKQRNAILDNATDAVLKIYQAMDPAAAASELSKLDPMMASAILRKLNAKKTSAILVEMDPKHAATLVSIMTADSKLLQDGKS
- a CDS encoding flagellar basal body P-ring protein FlgI, encoding MKALRWLVTVGLVLLGGQAFAESRIKDVTTVQGMRDNQLVGYGLVIGLAGTGDSLKSEPFTGISMQSMLNKLGVKVEPGSVGSKNVAAVVVTATLPPFIAEGSRIDVSVSSLGDSTSLNGGVLVMTPLVAANGDVYAVGQGPVAAGGFSAGGAATTVTQGVPTTGRIPNGAIVEKDNTTDINALNNFALQLTNPDFRTATLIEQAINNYATKRYGQAIAKTHDFRSVDIVRPESVTASQMFSELGQLTVTPETSARIVIDEKNGTIVMGESVRLSPVAVSHGSIVIKVTEQPIVSQPNPLSNGETKIVPSTDVAIDQSGSNLAVLQGPTLERLVMGLNRMGLKPTDMIAILQSIKAAGALQADLIIQ
- the flgA gene encoding flagellar basal body P-ring formation chaperone FlgA, coding for MLRKLAYSSMAAILVLAAVPAQAEILSMPVPAHVVQAGQELSEGDFYVKDFEVNAVGKANFATDMGQVARMMTTKVLAPGRPIPLSVLATPPAVRKGKTTVVHFVTDGIDIQGTLMPMQDGSIGELIPARNSGSGVTVNALVMADGTLSVSEK
- the flgG gene encoding flagellar basal-body rod protein FlgG; the protein is MRVLSIAATGMAAQQTNVEVIANNIANANTTGFKRSRAEFTDLLYQMEKNNSVPSASGDNLIPEGAELGLGVKLSSIRSINIQGPIVNTNNQLDLAINGGGWFQVQGAGGQTLYTRAGTLNTDANGQIVNSDGLAVMPNITVPAETTSITINKTGEVFARIGNSETQQSLGQIQLANFINPAGLHALGGNMFAVTEASGPATVGNPGDPSYGVIEQGYLEQSNVDPVQEITDLISAQRVYELNSKVISAADDMSGVITKGLR
- a CDS encoding flagellar hook-basal body complex protein FliE, with amino-acid sequence MINAIGAIGQMAGTMAAGGAAQSGAGMMKDVGDFAKHLAQTIQQGEAAGVAGVNGTMPVQQVVQQVLEAERAVTTLVSVRDKAVSGLLELTRMQV